The sequence below is a genomic window from Streptomyces sp. B21-105.
TCCGCAAGGTCGACGAGGCCGAGGGCTGCTGCGGACTGGCCGGCAACTTCGGCTTCGAGGAACAGCACTACGACACCTCGATGGCCGTCGCCGACCTGGCCCTGAAGCCACGCCTCGACGGCGCCGGTGCGCGCACCGCCGTCGTCGCCGACGGCTTCAGCTGCGCCACCCAGATCGACCACCTCGCCGGTGACCGAGGCGTCCGCGCCCTGCACCTCGCGGAACTGCTCGACCCCGCCGTCGACCACCTCGTCGACCGACCAGGAGTGACCTCATGACCGACACACCCACGCAGTTGTTCATCGGCGGTGCCTGGGTGGACGCCGCGGACGGCGCCACCATGCCCGTGGACGACCCCGCCACCGGCGAGATCCTCTGCCACGTCGCCGACGCCGGCGCCAAGGACGCCCGGCTCGCAGAGGAGGCGGCCGTGCAGGCGCAGGAGGAATGGGCCCGTACCGCGCCCCGGGCGCGCAGCGAGATCCTGCGCCGCGCCTACGAGATCATCCTCGAACGCACCGACGAGCTCGCCCACCTCATGACGTCCGAGATGGGCAAGCCGCTGGCCGAGGCCAGGGGAGAGGTCGCGTACGCGGCGGAGTTCTTCCGCTGGTTCTCCGAGGAGGCCGTACGGATCGACGGCGGCGGCGGCATCCTGCCCGACGGTCGCAACCGCATGCTGCTCTCCCGTCGCCCGGTCGGCCCCTGCCTGCTGATCACCCCGTGGAACTTCCCGCTGGCCATGGGCACCCGCAAGATCGGCCCCGCCATCGCCGCGGGCTGCACGATGATCCTCAAGCCGGCCCCGCAGACCCCGCTCTCCAGCCTGGCTCTCGCCGCGATCCTCAAGGAGGCCGGGCTGCCGGACGGCGTGCTGAACGTCGTCACCACATCCCGTGCGGGGGAGGTGTGCGAACCGCTCCTGCGCGGCGGGCGGATTCGCAAACTGTCCTTCACGGGCTCCACGCAAGTCGGACGGATTCTCCTGGCCCAGAGCGCGGACGCGGTCGTACGGACCTCGATGGAGCTCGGCGGCAATGCCCCGTTCATCGTCTTCGAGGACGCAGACCTGGACAAGGCCGTAGACGGCGCCATGCTCGCCAAGATGCGCAACATGGGCGAGGCATGCACCGCCGCCAACCGCTTCTTCGTCCACAGCTCGTTGGCCGACGAGTTCGGGCGGCGTCTGGCCGAACGCATGGGCGCCCTCGTGGTCGGCCCGGGCACCCGGGACGGCGTCGACGTCGGCCCGCTGATCGACAGGACCGGCCGCGCCAAGGTCGAGGAACTGGTCGCCGACGCGGTGGAGCGCGGCGCAGAGGTGCTCGTCGGCGGCCGTGCCCCGGAAGGGCCGGGCTGCTTCTATCCGCCGACCGTGCTCGCGGGAGTCGACCCCGAGAGCCGCCTGATGGACACGGAGATCTTCGGTCCGGTCGCCGCGATCCTCACCTTCGACGACGAGGACGAGGTCGTCCGCCGCGCCAACGACACCCCCTGGGGACTCGTCGGCTACGTCTTCACCGAGGGCCTCGAACGCGCCCTGCGCGTCAGCGAACGCCTGGAGGTGGGCATGGTGGGCCTCAACACCGGCCTCGTCTCCAACCCCGCCGCCCCCTTCGGCGGCGTCAAGCAGTCCGGGCTCGGCCGCGAGGGCGGCCGGGTCGGAATCGAGGAGTTCCTGGAGTACCAGTACCTCGCGGTGCCCGTGCGATGACGGCGGTAGTCCTGCCCTGACACACGCCCCATCGCGCACCGCGCGGGCCCGCCCCGTGACCGGCCCACTTCTCCCCCTGGCCGGGCACGGGGCGTCGTCCTGCCTTCGCCCAGCCGGACGGCCGCCTGCTCCGGCGAGCGAGGTGTGCAGGCGACCGTACCGCGCGCAGGCGGGCGAGTCGGATACCGCGCCGGGGGCCGGTGCCCTGCACATCGGCTGCGGTCCGGGCCGGCGGCGTGCTGTCGTTCCCCGGCGGCGGGACGCGGCTGTCGCCCCGGTCCGGGGCTGTCCTCAGCCCAGGTGGCGGGCGGTGATTTCCGCCGCCGTGTCGGTAACCCGCCGCCCCAGCTCGGCGAGCCGGTCGGGATCGAAGCGGGAGTCGGGCATGGAGATGCCCACGGCGGCCAGCGGCACACCGTCACCGTCCAGGACGGGTGCTGCGATGGCGCAGACACCCTGGATGTACTGGTTGTGGTTGACGGCGTATCCGCGCTCTCTGACCCGGCGAATCTCCGCGCGTAGCGCGACCGGGTCGGTGATGGTCTCCTCCCCGTAGCCCTCCAGCGCGCCCGCCGTGAGCTCGTCGACCTCGGTCTTCGGCAGATGGGCGAGGACGGCGCGCCCGGTGGCTGTGGCGTGCAGGGGTGAGGTGTCGCCGATGGTGTGGAAGGTCCGTACGGGGTGGTCGCAGTCCACGCGGTCCACCACGACCATGCACTGCAGGGCGTCCGGGACCGACAGGTGGATGGTCTCGTTCAGCGCGTCGCGGAGCCGCATCATCGGCTCGCGGGCGGCGGCGTACAGGCTGGAGCCCTGGAGGGCGGCGGGGCGTACGGCGAGCACGCGTGCGCCGATCTCCCAGCGGGTGGTGTCCCTGCGGTTCGCCCGCAGCCACCCCGCCTCGTTCAGGGTGACCAGGGTGCGCTGCACGGTCGACTTCGGGAGGCCGAAGAGCTTCGTCAGCTCCCCCACGGTCACCGGCTGATGCTGTGCCACGGCCTCCAGGACGCGCAGCGACCTGGTCACACTCTTCATTTCCATATCGGGCCCCCGGGGGTTCTGCGGACTTCGTCGGACTCACCTCTTGACTCGCTCCCGGAGCCGCAGGCAT
It includes:
- a CDS encoding NAD-dependent succinate-semialdehyde dehydrogenase, with the translated sequence MTDTPTQLFIGGAWVDAADGATMPVDDPATGEILCHVADAGAKDARLAEEAAVQAQEEWARTAPRARSEILRRAYEIILERTDELAHLMTSEMGKPLAEARGEVAYAAEFFRWFSEEAVRIDGGGGILPDGRNRMLLSRRPVGPCLLITPWNFPLAMGTRKIGPAIAAGCTMILKPAPQTPLSSLALAAILKEAGLPDGVLNVVTTSRAGEVCEPLLRGGRIRKLSFTGSTQVGRILLAQSADAVVRTSMELGGNAPFIVFEDADLDKAVDGAMLAKMRNMGEACTAANRFFVHSSLADEFGRRLAERMGALVVGPGTRDGVDVGPLIDRTGRAKVEELVADAVERGAEVLVGGRAPEGPGCFYPPTVLAGVDPESRLMDTEIFGPVAAILTFDDEDEVVRRANDTPWGLVGYVFTEGLERALRVSERLEVGMVGLNTGLVSNPAAPFGGVKQSGLGREGGRVGIEEFLEYQYLAVPVR
- a CDS encoding IclR family transcriptional regulator, translated to MKSVTRSLRVLEAVAQHQPVTVGELTKLFGLPKSTVQRTLVTLNEAGWLRANRRDTTRWEIGARVLAVRPAALQGSSLYAAAREPMMRLRDALNETIHLSVPDALQCMVVVDRVDCDHPVRTFHTIGDTSPLHATATGRAVLAHLPKTEVDELTAGALEGYGEETITDPVALRAEIRRVRERGYAVNHNQYIQGVCAIAAPVLDGDGVPLAAVGISMPDSRFDPDRLAELGRRVTDTAAEITARHLG